The sequence below is a genomic window from Oceanispirochaeta sp..
TGAAATTACTGAGAAAAAAACTTTTTGGGAAATGTTGAAGCAGTTTAACTGGCAAAGGTATGCTTCATTTATAGCTCTCATATTTCTGATCATACTATCGTCCTTCTTAAGCCCTTATTTTATGAAACCCCAGAACCTTATCAACATTATGCGCCAGGTTTCTTATACAGGAATCATCGGTCTGGGAATGACATTTGTGATCATCACAGCCGGGATTGACCTCTCTGTCGGTTCTCTGACGGCATTCACCGGTGCTGTTGTCATTCTGACTATGAATGCGGCTCTCAAAATCATCGACAATGAGGTTGTTGTCATCCTGATCGGCTTTATCACGGGGATACTTGTCGGGGGAGCCGCCGGAGCCTTCAATGGTTTTATGATTACCAGAGGTAAAATAGCTCCTTTTATAGCCACACTGGGATCTATGGCCATTTTTCGTTCCATGAGTCTTTACATCGGGAATGCCGGTGAAATCCAGTCTAATAATAATCTGTACGGCGATTT
It includes:
- a CDS encoding ABC transporter permease gives rise to the protein MKPQNLINIMRQVSYTGIIGLGMTFVIITAGIDLSVGSLTAFTGAVVILTMNAALKIIDNEVVVILIGFITGILVGGAAGAFNGFMITRGKIAPFIATLGSMAIFRSMSLYIGNAGEIQSNNNLYGDFGMGSFLLIPVPVFFLLGLAAVLNLVLNNTRYGRYLCAVGSNQKVALFSAINVD